One genomic segment of Alphaproteobacteria bacterium HT1-32 includes these proteins:
- the dapD gene encoding 2,3,4,5-tetrahydropyridine-2,6-dicarboxylate N-succinyltransferase yields the protein MSNAQIQAIIEKAWDNRDSVSTTTGGEIRDAVESALGLMDSGAARVAEKGAGGWVVNQWLKKAVLLSFRLTPTTVINGGPTNDGLGDSVWYDKVPSKFSGWDDARFASAGFRAVPNCVVRKSAYIAPNVVLMPSFVNLGAYVDEGTMIDTWATVGSCAQIGKNCHISGGAGIAGVLEPLQADPVIIEDNCFIGARAEVAEGVIVEEGSVLSMGVYIGASTKIIDRATGEVMYGRVPAYSVVVSGTTPGKPLPDGTAGPGLYCAVIVKRVDEKTRSKTSVNELLRGV from the coding sequence ATGAGCAATGCACAAATTCAGGCGATTATCGAAAAGGCCTGGGACAACCGCGACAGTGTCAGCACCACAACCGGTGGCGAAATCCGTGACGCCGTGGAATCCGCGCTTGGTCTGATGGACTCCGGTGCCGCCCGTGTAGCGGAAAAAGGTGCCGGCGGCTGGGTCGTCAATCAGTGGCTGAAAAAGGCTGTTCTGCTGAGTTTTCGCCTGACCCCGACCACCGTCATCAATGGTGGCCCGACAAATGATGGACTGGGCGACAGCGTCTGGTACGACAAGGTGCCCTCGAAATTCTCCGGCTGGGATGATGCCCGGTTCGCCAGCGCCGGTTTCCGCGCCGTGCCGAACTGCGTGGTACGCAAATCCGCCTATATCGCGCCGAACGTGGTGCTGATGCCCTCTTTCGTCAATCTTGGTGCCTATGTCGATGAAGGCACGATGATCGACACCTGGGCGACCGTCGGTTCCTGTGCCCAGATTGGCAAAAACTGTCACATTTCCGGCGGTGCCGGTATCGCCGGCGTGCTGGAGCCGCTGCAGGCCGACCCGGTCATCATCGAAGATAACTGCTTCATCGGTGCCCGCGCCGAAGTGGCAGAGGGTGTCATCGTCGAAGAAGGCTCGGTGCTGTCCATGGGTGTCTATATCGGCGCTTCAACCAAGATCATCGATCGCGCCACCGGCGAGGTCATGTATGGCCGCGTACCGGCCTATTCCGTGGTCGTATCAGGCACAACCCCGGGCAAGCCACTTCCGGACGGAACAGCCGGACCGGGCCTGTATTGTGCGGTTATCGTCAAGCGTGTCGATGAAAAGACCCGCTCAAAGACATCCGTCAACGAGCTGCTGCGCGGCGTATAA
- the dapE gene encoding succinyl-diaminopimelate desuccinylase produces MSVIVDPVAFSQTLIRCPSVTPAEGGALTTLKTQLEDLGFTGHLVSFSEEGTPDVENLYARIGTGGRNFCFAGHTDVVPVGDAGAWDDDPFAAVIRDGVLYGRGAADMKAAIAAFTAATSGFLADNPGFDESISYLITGDEEGPSVNGTVKLLKWANDRGEKFDLCVVGEPTNPNDLGDMIKIGRRGSMNSYITVHGTQGHIAYPHLADNPIPRLVRMLDALISEPLDDGNEHFDASSLQISTVDVGNPTTNIIPSRASAVFNIRFNDMHSSASLIKWCREKLDSVGGKYDFRVEVSGESFITPPGMLSDLMSGAIEDVLGRKPELSTTGGTSDARFIHHYCPVAEFGLIGRTMHKVNEQADVSDIEALAKIYRRMLDRFFHS; encoded by the coding sequence ATGAGCGTCATCGTCGATCCGGTCGCGTTTTCACAGACCCTGATCCGCTGCCCCAGTGTCACACCGGCTGAAGGCGGGGCACTGACCACGCTGAAGACACAGCTGGAGGATCTGGGGTTCACGGGCCATCTGGTTTCCTTCTCGGAGGAGGGCACGCCGGACGTCGAGAACCTCTATGCCCGCATCGGCACCGGTGGCCGGAACTTCTGTTTTGCCGGGCATACGGATGTGGTGCCGGTCGGCGATGCAGGCGCCTGGGATGATGATCCCTTCGCCGCTGTCATCCGCGACGGTGTTCTGTATGGCCGGGGTGCGGCAGACATGAAGGCGGCGATTGCCGCTTTCACCGCCGCGACTTCGGGTTTTCTGGCCGATAATCCGGGCTTTGATGAAAGCATCAGCTACCTGATCACCGGTGACGAGGAAGGCCCCTCGGTCAATGGCACCGTCAAGCTGCTGAAATGGGCCAACGACCGGGGCGAGAAATTTGATCTCTGTGTTGTCGGTGAGCCGACCAACCCGAACGATCTCGGTGACATGATCAAGATCGGCCGCCGCGGTTCAATGAACAGCTATATCACTGTCCACGGCACCCAGGGTCATATTGCCTATCCGCATCTCGCCGATAACCCGATCCCGCGACTGGTCCGGATGCTTGATGCCCTGATTTCCGAGCCACTGGATGACGGCAATGAGCATTTCGATGCGTCCAGCCTGCAGATATCGACGGTTGATGTTGGCAATCCGACGACAAACATCATCCCGTCCCGCGCCAGTGCGGTCTTCAATATCCGCTTCAACGATATGCATTCCAGCGCCAGCCTGATCAAATGGTGTCGCGAAAAATTGGATTCAGTCGGCGGAAAGTACGATTTCCGGGTCGAGGTTTCCGGTGAAAGCTTCATCACGCCGCCGGGTATGCTCAGCGATCTGATGAGTGGCGCGATTGAGGATGTTCTGGGCCGCAAACCTGAACTCTCGACAACCGGTGGAACGTCGGATGCCCGGTTCATTCACCACTATTGCCCGGTCGCCGAGTTTGGGCTGATCGGCCGGACCATGCACAAGGTGAATGAACAGGCTGATGTCTCGGATATCGAGGCGCTGGCAAAAATCTACCGGCGGATGCTTGATCGTTTTTTCCACTCATGA
- a CDS encoding pyridoxal kinase, with amino-acid sequence MKILSLHSAVAYGRVGNSALTIPLAAVGCEVIPLNTTRLAHHPGYGPWCGRIEETQVLSEMVEALANIGLFDRIDGLLSGYLGSGGNAEPVFSARRYLRRGAPWLCDPVIGDFDTGIYVQPDVISAIRDQLAPQADIMTPNAFELGILTSMPTDTAEAALSAARSLIGGGPKVIAVTTAPVAADRTGVLLVSADSATLMTTPVISVDVKGTGDLFAGHLLAGIISGMAPADSCQAAIGRLYMALRLTEQLKADELMVLDPASNPALDLTMVERTTL; translated from the coding sequence TTGAAAATACTCTCCCTGCATTCCGCCGTCGCCTACGGGCGCGTCGGAAATTCTGCGCTCACCATTCCTCTGGCCGCCGTCGGATGTGAAGTCATCCCGCTGAACACCACCCGCCTTGCCCATCATCCCGGATATGGTCCCTGGTGTGGTCGCATTGAGGAGACTCAGGTTCTGTCGGAAATGGTTGAGGCGCTGGCGAATATCGGATTGTTCGACCGCATTGACGGTCTGCTGTCGGGATATCTCGGCAGTGGTGGAAATGCCGAACCGGTCTTCTCCGCACGACGTTATCTGCGCCGGGGCGCCCCCTGGCTCTGCGATCCGGTCATTGGTGACTTCGATACCGGAATCTATGTGCAGCCGGATGTGATCAGCGCCATTCGTGACCAGCTTGCCCCACAGGCCGACATCATGACCCCGAATGCCTTCGAGCTTGGCATTCTGACGAGCATGCCAACCGACACAGCCGAAGCCGCCCTGTCCGCCGCCCGCAGCCTGATTGGTGGCGGCCCGAAAGTCATCGCCGTAACCACCGCACCGGTGGCTGCCGACCGGACCGGGGTGCTGCTGGTTTCCGCCGACAGCGCCACCCTGATGACGACCCCCGTGATCTCGGTCGATGTAAAGGGGACCGGCGATCTGTTTGCCGGGCATCTGCTGGCCGGAATCATCAGCGGCATGGCACCGGCTGACAGCTGTCAGGCGGCCATCGGGCGACTTTACATGGCGCTGCGGCTGACCGAACAGCTGAAGGCCGATGAACTGATGGTGCTCGACCCGGCCAGCAATCCGGCACTTGATCTGACAATGGTCGAGCGAACCACGCTTTAG
- a CDS encoding CoA ester lyase has translation MAATARPRRSVLYMPGSNARAMEKGRSLAADGLILDFEDAVAPDAKLEARRLVAEALAGGGYGLREILVRTNGLETEWGQGDIAAVAKMPAQGVLLPKVESGDMVRKAEAILDASGAPKDMAIWCMIETPLGVLNALDIARSTPRLGGFVMGTSDLAKDLHCLHTPERMPFMTSLNLSVLAARAYGLAILDGVYLDLADDEGFVVSCRQGLELGFDGKTLIHPKTIDAANATFGPTEEEVTWSYRIIEAHAAAAAEGKGVVVVGGKLVENLHVENARRVVGLADMITKMQS, from the coding sequence ATGGCTGCCACTGCCCGTCCCCGTCGGTCCGTCCTTTACATGCCGGGCTCGAACGCCCGCGCGATGGAAAAAGGCCGCAGCCTTGCCGCTGACGGTCTGATTCTCGATTTCGAGGATGCGGTTGCGCCGGATGCCAAGCTGGAAGCACGCAGGCTGGTCGCCGAAGCACTGGCCGGTGGCGGCTATGGCCTGCGGGAGATTCTGGTGCGCACCAATGGTCTGGAGACGGAATGGGGACAGGGCGATATTGCCGCTGTGGCGAAGATGCCGGCGCAGGGTGTGTTGCTGCCGAAGGTGGAAAGCGGCGATATGGTGCGCAAGGCCGAGGCCATTCTGGATGCCAGCGGTGCTCCGAAGGACATGGCCATCTGGTGCATGATCGAGACACCGCTCGGGGTTCTGAACGCGCTCGATATCGCCCGTTCAACGCCCCGTCTTGGTGGCTTTGTCATGGGAACATCGGATCTGGCGAAAGACCTGCATTGTCTGCATACGCCTGAGCGGATGCCGTTCATGACCTCGCTTAATCTCAGCGTCCTCGCCGCCCGGGCCTACGGGCTTGCCATTCTTGACGGCGTGTATCTCGATCTTGCGGATGATGAAGGCTTTGTCGTTTCCTGCCGTCAGGGGCTGGAACTGGGATTTGACGGCAAGACGCTGATCCATCCGAAAACCATTGATGCCGCGAACGCGACCTTTGGCCCGACGGAGGAGGAAGTCACCTGGTCATACCGGATAATCGAAGCCCATGCAGCGGCGGCGGCCGAGGGCAAGGGCGTTGTGGTCGTTGGCGGCAAGCTGGTCGAGAATCTGCATGTCGAGAATGCCCGGCGGGTTGTCGGGCTGGCCGACATGATCACGAAGATGCAGTCCTGA
- a CDS encoding TRAP transporter large permease subunit, whose amino-acid sequence MASVLNILYRTIGGLAALLLAGLIGSLLAGILSRYLADLSLVGAGTAAQWLFAAMIATALPLSRLAKGHLAVSLYQPENNGPLAIISSEAVTLFALLTLITGAGTLITAIGGIDPSLNLPVWVRFALIPVMAAIALPLGLMQDLVANRKLWPRLTGIVAGLLLWLAGGDLPGITSLTPLTALGTGFILALATGAPVAIAMLFAVMLAHLAGGLMPPPATTQTMINGATRHLLLAAPLFITAGALMNAGSLTDRLIALATSLVGHLRGGLAQVTVLTSTLFAGISGSSYAEAAISAKLLAPQMRKQGYPAADAGAITAAASVLPNIIPPSVALLILAGVANLSVGALWIAGILPGLVLTALLMITVNILARRRGYPCGDIRPPLPEIARRTGRAIPVLLLAVLIVGGIRFGVVTPTEAGVIAILYALFLGVCIYRSYRPAALGEIFREAGIQSAQIGLLIGAASPFAFVMVTEQAPQALSSAAFSLTENPLLLLILANLILLVFGMILDIGAAILILTPILMPIAITAGIDPVHFGVVIVVNLMIGGLTPPVGLLVFITSSLTETPVRQLFRAVLPYIVALLAGLLVILLVPALSTSPGWILGTG is encoded by the coding sequence ATGGCTTCCGTCCTGAACATCCTGTACCGGACCATCGGCGGTCTGGCGGCCCTGTTGCTGGCGGGTCTGATCGGCAGTCTGCTGGCCGGCATTCTGTCCCGCTATCTGGCTGACCTGTCGCTCGTCGGTGCGGGTACCGCCGCACAGTGGCTGTTTGCAGCGATGATCGCGACAGCCCTGCCCCTCAGCCGGCTGGCGAAAGGACATCTGGCGGTCAGCCTGTATCAGCCGGAAAACAACGGGCCACTGGCCATCATCAGTTCGGAAGCGGTAACCCTGTTTGCCCTGCTGACCCTGATCACCGGGGCAGGCACCCTGATCACCGCCATTGGTGGTATCGATCCGTCTCTCAACCTGCCGGTCTGGGTCCGCTTTGCCCTGATCCCGGTGATGGCCGCCATCGCCCTGCCTCTCGGTCTGATGCAGGATCTGGTTGCCAACCGCAAACTCTGGCCCCGGCTGACCGGCATTGTCGCCGGCCTTCTGCTCTGGCTGGCCGGTGGTGACCTGCCAGGCATCACCTCACTCACACCGCTGACGGCACTCGGGACAGGGTTTATTCTTGCTCTGGCAACCGGTGCGCCTGTCGCCATTGCCATGCTGTTTGCCGTCATGCTGGCTCATCTCGCCGGCGGCCTGATGCCGCCACCAGCCACCACCCAGACCATGATCAACGGAGCAACCCGGCATCTCTTGCTGGCCGCACCCCTGTTCATTACCGCCGGTGCCCTGATGAATGCGGGCAGCCTGACCGACCGCCTGATTGCACTGGCCACCTCACTGGTCGGTCATCTGCGGGGCGGACTGGCGCAGGTCACGGTGCTGACCTCAACCCTGTTCGCGGGCATTTCCGGTTCCAGCTATGCCGAGGCGGCGATCAGCGCCAAGCTGCTGGCACCGCAAATGCGCAAACAGGGATATCCCGCCGCCGACGCAGGCGCGATTACCGCGGCAGCATCCGTCCTGCCAAACATCATCCCGCCGTCGGTCGCCCTGCTGATTCTGGCCGGAGTCGCCAATCTGTCGGTCGGGGCACTCTGGATTGCGGGAATTCTGCCCGGACTGGTCCTTACTGCCTTGCTGATGATAACCGTCAACATACTGGCGCGGCGACGCGGCTATCCATGCGGTGACATCCGTCCGCCCCTGCCCGAGATAGCCCGGCGGACCGGTCGAGCCATACCGGTTTTACTACTCGCCGTTCTGATTGTCGGCGGTATTCGTTTTGGTGTCGTCACCCCGACCGAGGCCGGTGTCATCGCTATTCTTTATGCGCTTTTCCTGGGGGTCTGCATTTATCGCAGCTATCGCCCGGCCGCGCTGGGGGAGATCTTTCGCGAAGCCGGTATTCAGTCTGCCCAGATCGGGCTGCTGATCGGGGCCGCCTCTCCCTTCGCTTTTGTCATGGTCACGGAGCAGGCACCTCAGGCCCTCAGTTCTGCCGCCTTCAGCCTGACTGAAAACCCCCTGCTGCTGCTGATACTGGCAAATCTGATATTGCTGGTTTTCGGCATGATACTGGATATCGGTGCAGCAATCCTGATTCTGACCCCGATTCTGATGCCGATTGCCATTACAGCCGGCATCGACCCGGTCCATTTCGGTGTCGTGATTGTCGTCAACCTGATGATTGGTGGCCTGACACCGCCCGTCGGCCTTCTGGTTTTCATCACATCAAGTCTGACCGAAACTCCGGTCCGGCAACTGTTCCGCGCGGTACTTCCCTATATTGTCGCCCTGCTGGCGGGCCTGCTGGTCATCCTGCTGGTCCCCGCACTTTCAACGTCACCCGGCTGGATTTTGGGGACAGGTTAA
- a CDS encoding TRAP transporter substrate-binding protein: MTVFNPLKLFTLAMMALALPLQGATAAGKPLTISVIYGPDKPQAKLWFHFRDEVEQALPGAFDFRIVTGGALGGEKETAEGVRIGSVNAAESTLANLTTWVPEGALFDMPFMFRNSGHIDRVMAGPIGDEFREKYAAEGFHILGYITYGARNIISKEPIRKPADVRGRKMRVLQSALHVDLWKSLGANPTAVPITEAYNALSTGVVDYMDMTKSGYEALKLYEVVPSFTETSHIWALGAIYMSSDYWQNLTAEQQAVFTRAGKSAAAFFNELAAREQNISLSKTVQLGASVITPDIRLWQHAMSPFWESYAPKVGGLERILRIVATE; encoded by the coding sequence ATGACTGTTTTCAATCCACTGAAACTGTTCACACTTGCCATGATGGCTCTGGCCCTGCCTTTGCAGGGGGCAACAGCCGCTGGCAAGCCACTCACCATCTCCGTGATCTACGGCCCGGACAAACCACAGGCAAAGCTGTGGTTTCATTTCCGTGACGAGGTCGAGCAGGCCCTGCCCGGTGCCTTCGATTTCCGCATCGTCACCGGCGGCGCACTTGGCGGTGAAAAGGAAACTGCCGAAGGGGTGCGCATCGGCTCCGTCAATGCCGCTGAGTCAACCCTTGCCAACCTGACCACCTGGGTGCCGGAAGGTGCCCTGTTCGACATGCCCTTCATGTTTCGTAACAGCGGGCATATCGACCGCGTGATGGCCGGGCCGATCGGTGACGAGTTCCGCGAAAAGTATGCCGCTGAAGGGTTTCACATCCTCGGCTATATCACCTACGGGGCCCGCAATATCATCTCGAAAGAGCCGATCCGCAAACCTGCTGATGTCCGGGGGCGCAAGATGCGCGTGCTGCAAAGCGCATTGCATGTCGACCTCTGGAAGTCACTGGGCGCCAACCCGACCGCGGTCCCGATTACAGAAGCCTACAATGCGCTGTCCACCGGCGTTGTCGATTACATGGATATGACGAAATCCGGCTATGAGGCGCTGAAACTTTATGAAGTTGTTCCCAGCTTTACCGAAACCAGCCATATCTGGGCGCTGGGCGCGATCTATATGAGCAGTGACTACTGGCAGAACCTGACCGCCGAACAACAGGCCGTCTTCACCAGGGCAGGCAAATCAGCGGCGGCATTCTTCAACGAACTGGCCGCGAGAGAACAGAACATTTCGCTTTCGAAAACCGTTCAGCTGGGTGCCTCCGTCATCACGCCGGATATCCGCCTCTGGCAGCATGCAATGTCCCCCTTCTGGGAAAGCTATGCACCGAAAGTCGGCGGTCTGGAGCGTATTCTGCGTATTGTTGCGACCGAATAG
- a CDS encoding DUF2336 domain-containing protein, with product MVAIIERIRGRSSKEMTYEAAKKALVAGSEQARASIAADSSTRPEILYFLARDTSIKVRSALAANTACPAQADQLLSEDSDETVRQMLAEKIARLAPGLGAAETDRARALAFETLQQLAKDQATKVRAMLADVLKAEGAVAPEIIQRLAMDEELTVSSPVLQFSPVLTDADLLEIIASAPSSGALSAISRRSEVRARVSDAIIATDDEMAIADLLDNSKAQIREETLDRLADRAADRERWHAPLVRRPKLSSAAMRNLARYVAKDMIELLTAREDIDPGTIRKLSETLHKRINEGDPLLEPKRARSAMPEAAPQDRMAQAREMISKSSSNEDAISRMIESRDNGLVVAALTLMTGYSHDMVKRTFTQRISKPVVALCWKAGLSAAMAGRVQHRVAKIAPAMVVHATREGDYAYTEDELEWQLDFFDSV from the coding sequence ATGGTTGCAATCATCGAGAGGATACGGGGGCGAAGCTCCAAAGAAATGACGTATGAAGCCGCAAAGAAGGCTTTGGTGGCGGGTTCCGAACAGGCCCGTGCCAGCATTGCCGCTGACAGCAGCACGCGCCCTGAAATTTTGTATTTTCTTGCCCGTGATACATCCATAAAAGTCCGGAGTGCGCTGGCGGCGAACACGGCCTGTCCGGCACAGGCCGACCAGTTACTTTCGGAAGATTCGGACGAGACGGTCCGGCAGATGCTGGCCGAAAAAATTGCCAGGCTGGCTCCCGGTCTTGGTGCGGCAGAGACTGACCGGGCACGGGCGCTGGCCTTTGAGACATTGCAGCAGCTGGCAAAAGATCAGGCAACGAAGGTCCGGGCCATGCTGGCGGATGTGCTGAAGGCGGAAGGCGCCGTTGCCCCGGAAATCATTCAGCGTCTGGCGATGGATGAGGAACTGACGGTTTCCTCTCCGGTATTGCAGTTCTCGCCGGTTCTGACCGACGCGGACCTGCTGGAAATTATCGCAAGCGCGCCGTCATCAGGTGCATTGTCAGCAATTTCCCGGCGTTCCGAAGTTCGGGCACGGGTTTCCGATGCCATCATTGCAACAGATGATGAAATGGCGATTGCCGATCTGCTGGATAACAGCAAGGCGCAGATCCGGGAAGAAACCCTTGATCGCCTGGCTGACCGGGCGGCTGACCGGGAACGCTGGCATGCCCCGCTGGTCCGGCGGCCGAAGCTGTCATCGGCGGCGATGCGTAATCTGGCGCGTTATGTTGCCAAGGATATGATCGAACTGCTGACGGCCCGCGAGGATATCGACCCCGGCACAATCCGGAAACTGTCCGAAACTCTCCATAAGCGCATTAATGAAGGGGACCCCCTGCTTGAACCAAAGCGGGCGCGATCGGCAATGCCGGAGGCCGCACCCCAGGACAGGATGGCTCAGGCCCGGGAAATGATTTCAAAATCATCCTCGAACGAAGATGCAATCAGCCGGATGATTGAAAGCCGGGATAACGGACTGGTCGTTGCCGCCCTGACCCTGATGACCGGCTACAGCCACGATATGGTCAAAAGAACTTTCACCCAGCGAATCTCGAAGCCTGTTGTGGCTCTTTGCTGGAAAGCCGGTTTGTCTGCGGCGATGGCCGGGCGGGTGCAGCACAGGGTTGCAAAGATTGCACCGGCGATGGTGGTCCATGCGACCAGGGAAGGCGATTACGCTTACACCGAGGACGAACTGGAATGGCAGCTCGATTTCTTTGATTCCGTCTGA
- a CDS encoding pyrimidine 5'-nucleotidase produces MIKPFRQDRRGQTMENLKTIDTWIFDLDNTLYPAECNLFAQIDVRMKAFIAQALGMSEDEAFILQKKYFREHGTTLRGLMDNHGITPGDFLDFVHDIDHSVLPCLPELGAALAKLPGRRLIFTNGTVHHARGVMAALGVGDHFEDIFDIVAADYLPKPNPAPYARLIASHAIIPERAILFEDIAKNLKPAKALGMQTVFLKTDTRWAHPEGDVDYIDHEIDNLQVWLDQAIDSLNSHPT; encoded by the coding sequence ATGATAAAACCCTTCCGACAGGACAGACGAGGGCAGACCATGGAAAACCTGAAAACAATCGATACCTGGATATTTGACCTCGATAACACGCTGTATCCGGCGGAATGCAATCTGTTCGCGCAGATTGACGTTCGCATGAAAGCCTTCATCGCTCAGGCTCTCGGCATGTCGGAGGATGAGGCCTTCATCCTCCAGAAAAAATATTTCCGGGAGCATGGCACCACGCTGCGCGGCCTGATGGACAATCACGGCATTACCCCCGGTGACTTTCTCGATTTCGTGCATGACATCGACCATTCGGTCCTGCCCTGCCTGCCGGAGCTGGGGGCTGCCCTGGCGAAATTGCCCGGACGGCGGCTGATTTTCACCAACGGCACAGTCCATCACGCCCGGGGTGTCATGGCAGCACTGGGGGTCGGAGATCATTTCGAGGATATTTTTGACATCGTCGCCGCCGACTATCTGCCGAAACCAAATCCTGCGCCTTATGCCCGGCTGATTGCCAGTCATGCGATCATCCCGGAACGGGCCATCCTGTTTGAAGATATCGCCAAGAACCTGAAACCGGCCAAGGCACTGGGCATGCAGACCGTGTTCCTGAAAACAGACACCCGCTGGGCGCATCCGGAAGGCGACGTCGATTATATCGACCACGAAATTGACAATCTACAGGTCTGGCTGGATCAGGCAATCGACAGTCTGAACAGCCACCCGACTTGA
- a CDS encoding diguanylate cyclase: MKVNTDFIDNFPGPAIVINDEATILRANQAAEDLAKQLSDAEAPELMSVLRTAVATGQTGVFDISFDPIEGRRAVYSLTVVPTEEPRGALLLAQEATLERNLSKALSDSRQRYRDLVEISSDMAWETNAAGQFIFVSPKGGFGYEAADIIDRHYTEFLCNRSDEDATLVFEARSQVDDVDVWLKAQNGEERLVRIAATPVTSDSGDWAGVRGVCSDITVRHQQESALTHSQVREELLTHIVRTIRDEVEPSNMLVAAAQATARSVGAIGCRVYRTNQAGSFSCVAEYGALGDDSPLESVVNRLRHQKLTVQDEVGSVQALGVVTFNNQGQNGAICLWRRKFDPDDPVATRPWDDDEKLLIVDIANQMGIALEQIASHERIITLSRTDSLTGLLNRRAFFDELERRFNRLARSATSSALVYVDLDNFKLVNDVHGHQRGDSALIKLRDVLIGGTRPTDLIGRLGGDEFAIWLENIDLPGVQSRADALLRAGKALQVFSGKRDKPLGLSLGIALATADRNENLKQLIARADAAMYEVKRTGKGNYYIDGSNGPSHAVSEE, encoded by the coding sequence ATGAAGGTCAACACGGACTTCATCGACAATTTTCCGGGACCGGCAATCGTCATCAATGACGAGGCGACGATTCTGCGCGCCAATCAGGCAGCAGAAGATCTGGCGAAACAGCTGAGCGATGCCGAGGCGCCGGAACTGATGTCCGTTCTGCGCACGGCGGTGGCCACGGGTCAGACCGGTGTCTTTGATATTTCCTTCGATCCTATCGAGGGTCGCCGGGCCGTTTACAGCCTGACGGTTGTGCCGACTGAGGAGCCGCGCGGGGCCCTGCTGCTGGCTCAGGAAGCGACACTGGAACGAAATCTGTCGAAGGCCCTGAGTGATTCCCGCCAGCGTTATCGTGATCTGGTCGAGATTTCGAGCGACATGGCCTGGGAAACGAATGCCGCAGGCCAGTTTATCTTTGTTTCGCCGAAAGGTGGCTTCGGGTATGAGGCCGCGGACATAATTGACCGGCATTACACGGAGTTTCTGTGCAACAGGAGCGATGAAGATGCCACGCTGGTTTTTGAAGCCCGGTCGCAGGTCGATGATGTGGATGTCTGGCTGAAGGCGCAGAATGGTGAAGAACGGCTTGTCCGGATCGCGGCGACGCCGGTTACCTCTGACTCCGGGGACTGGGCTGGTGTACGCGGGGTTTGCAGCGACATCACGGTCCGTCACCAGCAGGAATCGGCACTGACCCATTCGCAGGTGCGCGAGGAATTGCTGACTCATATCGTGCGGACCATCCGCGACGAGGTTGAACCATCGAACATGCTGGTTGCCGCCGCTCAGGCAACGGCCCGGTCGGTTGGTGCCATTGGCTGCCGGGTTTATCGTACCAATCAGGCCGGCAGTTTTTCCTGTGTCGCCGAGTATGGTGCCCTGGGAGACGACTCTCCGCTGGAAAGCGTCGTCAACAGGTTGCGTCATCAGAAGCTGACGGTTCAGGACGAGGTCGGCTCTGTTCAGGCGTTGGGTGTCGTGACGTTCAACAATCAGGGTCAGAACGGGGCGATTTGTCTGTGGCGGCGGAAGTTTGATCCGGATGACCCGGTTGCAACCCGTCCCTGGGACGATGATGAGAAGCTGCTGATTGTCGATATTGCCAATCAGATGGGTATCGCGCTGGAGCAGATCGCCAGTCATGAACGAATCATCACCCTGTCGCGCACTGACAGTCTGACTGGCCTGCTGAACCGCCGGGCATTCTTTGACGAGCTGGAACGCCGGTTTAACCGTCTTGCGCGAAGTGCGACAAGTTCGGCTCTGGTTTATGTCGATCTGGATAACTTCAAGCTGGTCAATGATGTCCACGGCCATCAGCGCGGAGATTCTGCCCTGATCAAGCTGCGGGATGTGCTGATCGGCGGGACACGCCCGACAGATCTGATCGGGCGGCTGGGTGGCGATGAATTTGCCATCTGGCTTGAGAATATTGATCTGCCGGGTGTGCAGAGCCGTGCTGACGCCCTGCTTCGGGCAGGCAAGGCGTTGCAGGTTTTCTCCGGGAAACGTGACAAGCCGCTTGGCCTGTCACTTGGCATTGCGCTGGCAACCGCCGACCGGAACGAAAATCTGAAACAGCTTATCGCCCGGGCAGATGCTGCGATGTATGAGGTAAAGCGGACGGGTAAGGGTAATTACTATATCGACGGCTCGAACGGACCGTCCCATGCTGTTTCCGAAGAATAG